Genomic window (Bacteroidota bacterium):
TTGACAGGAGCCGATATTTTCCCGGTTTACACTGATCGCAATGCCGTTCAACTCCCGGCCTCACACAGGCTCGATATTAATTTTGTTTTAAAATCAAAAGAACACAAACATTGGAAGAGTGAATTGTTTTTAGGCGCCTATAATTTTTATAATCGTGCACAGCCTTACCAGATAAGAATCACAGGCGAAGGCAGCGGATATAAATACCAGGCGGTTGGACTATTTGGTTTTATTCCATCAATAGGATTTAATTTTAGTTTTTAATATTGAACGACATGTTTAAAAAGAAGTCAGAAGTCGGAAGTCGGAAGTCGGAAGTCGGAAGTTCTGCCTTCGCTAATGCTTCGGCAGACAGGGAGAAGTCGGAAGTTCGTTTTCTAAAACCACACTTACCGCTTACCGTTTACTGTTTACTGTTTACCATTTTCACAGCCTGTATGCCAAAGCCAATCGACATTAAAATAGATACACCAACACCAAAACTGGTTGTATCATCACAGATAGTTCCGGGTAGTATTATGCTTGTGGCACTTACAAGAAGTTTCAGCGCACTTTCGCAAACAGCACATGCTGATTCGGGTAACAATTATGTAGACAGCATTGTCACCAAAAATGCTTTTGTTACAGTTACTCATAACGGAAAAACAGATACCCTGTTAATGGTTGTTCCCGGCATATATGCAAGCCTGAATACTTTACAGGAAAACTATGGAACATATACTCTGTATGCAAAAGACACAGAAAGGAACCTGGAGGCAAGAGCTACAACCACCTTATTACCGGCTGTTATGTTTGATACCATTATTCCCAAAGTGGATAAAACAGCAAAAGACACTGTCGTAAGTGTTGAATATACCTTTACTGACCTGCCCGGGGTGGATAATTACTATGTAGTCAATTATTTCTTAAAGCGATCGGGCGGCTCATCAAGCATCGATATAAACAGCTATTTTAGCCGCGGCTCCAACCAGCTGAACGCAATGGATATTTTCAGTGATAAAACATTTGATAAGCCTGAGTTTACATTTAACCGAAAGTTTGAGGGTATAAAAGCAACTGACACCGTGGCGTTGGTATTATCTAACATAAGCAAAGGCTATTATGAATTTTTAACTGCCTACCAGCGTGCCGGCGGCTGGTTCAATCAGTTGAGCGGCGAACCCATAAATTATCCCACAAATGTAAAAGGGGGGTTCGGATACTTTAACGCTCACTATCCGGATTACAGGATCTATTATTTGAAGGATTATTAGTTCGCAACCACGCCGAACTGACAAGCTCGAACCGACCAGACTATTATGAAATAGCCAGTTCGAGCGAAACCGAAAACAAAAAGAGCGCCACCTCATGGCAGCGCTCTTTCATTTAAACAAGTCTTATGTCCTGATACAACAATAGCCCTAACAATTCAATAAGCAAGCTTTAAATGCTTTTATTTGTACAGCGTTTAATATTTTGCCAAGGTTAATTTTAAAGGTGTTATGGCAATTCACAAGTTGCTTAATTAGAATTTTTCTGTCAAAATTACTCATTAATAATCCGTGGGTATGTTTGTTTAGTTTCTCTAATGAATTTCTCAATTGCGCTTTGGTTATTTTACCGTCCTTATAATCTTGTATCAAATGCTTCTTTATATTGTTTGCGCGATGTATAATTGAATCATTAATAGCTCTGATCCGTTTAACAGCCGCCATTTTACAATTTGCAAGTTGAATAAAATTATTATGAAGCGCATGTACCTGATTTGAGTCCAACTGTTGCTTTTTTAAGCAATGAATAAAACACAGGGGGCGATGTCCCTTCGCATTATTTCCTAACTCTGTTTCATCTCCCATTCCATCATCTGCAATATAAAAATCCTGGTCTTCGGTACCAATTGAAATGTTTGGATCAAGAACCAAGTTTTCGTTAATTAAATTAACATCATCAAGTGATGAATTTGTAGAAATGACAGAACTCTCAGGTATGGCAGTAGGAGAACTTGAATATTTATCCGTTTCCTTTTTGCATGACGCTGTAAAAATAACAAGTGCCAAAATAGATAATTTAATTGCTGTTTTCATAGTGTGATTTTTAAAATGGTTATAAATAAAGGTTTTCCTTACTCATGCGCCTCTCCTTAATTTAAGGCTTTATAGTTACTTATCTCAAAGTAACTTTATACACTTTACCATTTATAGTTACAGTAGCCTGATCATCACATGTTCCATTACCGAAATCAATTGTGCGTGTAGGTTTGCCTCCGGGAGTAATGTCAACAACACCTTGTGTAAAGTGACGCTTTCCTACAAGAGTCGGACAAGTAAAGTCACGAATAAGAGCACTCTTGATATTGGCTGTATATGTCACACCTTTTGAATTTGTACCATTAGCACTTCCGGTGATCGACCACTTTGAAGTTGCCCATGAAATTGTACTGTCTGCAGCATTCCAACCTGCCAATAATTCACGTCCGCGTGTAGATGTCCATGTTATGGACCCACCGGCAGCCAATGTAATGGTGCCATTTACACTGATGGTCCAGTTCATATTACTGTTCGTATTAAAACCATTATTAGTGACAGTTTTAGTACCTGAAACATTATTATCATCTACATAATAGTTATTGAAGGTGATAGTATGACTCGATCCGGGTTGTTTGAATTTACCGGTGTAGTATACAATAATCTGACCGCGTCTTGAACGACCATCGGCGCAAACACAATTTGCAGCTCCGAAATCTACAGTAATAGTGTCCTTATCCGTATTGTTTTTATTAGAAAAGGTTACAGTAGCACAGGTAGAAAGCAGGTGGCTGTTCTCTATACCTTTATAATTCGCTACAGTACCTTTCTGGCCGGCTTCGTCAGAAATATTAGCGGCATCGCCGCATTGTCTCTTGCCGAATCGGTATCGTTGTCATCGTCTGTTTTTTTCTTACAACTTGTTATAACCAAACTTGCGGCAGTTATTACAAGAATACTTTTCAGGATCAGATTTTTCGTTTTCATTTTGTTTACTTTTTATGTTAGTATTAGTTTTTTATTTCGAAATCTACTGTTTGACGGAATGGATTGAAAAAGGTTTAACAACACCTTAAAATAGTTTACATCTGACTGATAAACAGCAACTTAATTTTACTAGGGAAATTGATATCCTCCCAATAAAATAATCTGCCCGCACCAAAAATGATGGCTGGCCCTCCCCGATCCTAGCGTAAGCACATTGAGATAATTGGCAAAAGCACCTTTAAAGGACGGCTCAAGAAAGAAGTGTTTAAAAAAATCGTACCGTAAACCAATATCAACACCTGCCACATACCCCGCCAGGTGAAAACGGGTGTTAAGTTGTGTCCCGAACATGGTAATATCTGTACGTGGAATTACAACGCCTGCGCCAACTTTTACAACAGCGCTTAGCCAATGTTTCTTATCCTTCCTTACCAATAAGCGCTGACGCTTGATACCATTTAACATTAAAAAGTTAGCCCCATCGGTATGCTCAAAGTGTATAAGCTTGCCGGGCTCAACAATGGTATCTTTATCGTAATATCTTCCATGTATTGTGCCTTTAACACGGAGCGTTTGATAATCATCAACAACATATTTAACGTGATCAAAAGAAATTTCAACACCCAGATCGCGCTTATTGTTCAGGTAATACCCAATTCCATAATTATACTGGGGTATTGTAAGATCAACTTTAAATATCTTATTTATATCGGGCCTATCAGTTGCTTTGGCACTATAAATTGTAAACTCGTACTGGCCTAAACCTTTATCAGAAAAATGAATGTCGCTTTTACTGAAGTAATCTTTGTTATATCCCCAATACCCATAAAAAGTACCCTTACCCGCAGGCCCGCCACTGGGACAGTTACAGGATTCCTGGTCTTGTGCTTGTGTTACATTGAAACATAAAAGACTGATTATTGACAATAATAAACCGATTGATCGAATCCCCCACAAATTTTTTCTTCGCATCATTATTGTCAATTCTCACTTATTCCTACTTAATAACCCCAAATATAGCAGCTTTGGTCCATTTAAAACCTATTTTTTTTGCAAATACATGGTATAGTTGTATTTTAGCAGCCCTAACTAAAAATTAAAACAAATGTCGTATTTATTTACCTCAGAATCGGTATCAGAAGGACACCCGGATAAAGTAGCTGACCAGATATCAGATGCAATTATTGATGCGTTTTTAACGTATGATTCAAATGCCAAAGTTGCATGTGAAACTTTTGTAACAACAGGATTGGTTGTTGTTGGAGGAGAGATCAAAAGCAATGAAGCGGCTAAAGCCAAAGTTGATGTACAGAAGATTGCGCGTGATGTTATTGCGCGTATTGGATATACAAAATCCGAGTACCAGTTCGATGCTGTTTCATGTGGTGTAATAAATGTATTGCATGAGCAATCTTCCGATATCAACCAGGGTGTTGAACGTACAAAGGAAGAAGAACAAGGTGCAGGCGACCAGGGAATGATGTTCGGGTATGCTTGTCTTGAAACAGATAATTATATGCCGCTCCCTTTGGAGTTGTCTCATTTATTATTACGCGAACTTGCCGACATACGCAGAGAAGGAAAGAAGATGAAATACCTTCGTCCGGATGCCAAGTCGCAGGTTACTATACAATACAGCGACAAAGGTAAACCTGAAAAAATTGAAACAATAGTACTTTCTACCCAGCACGATGATTTTGCAAGCGAAAAAGAAATGCAGGCAAAAATACATGATGATGTAGTGAACATACTCATACCCCGTGTTAAAAAACAATTACCTTCGCGTGTTAAAAAATTATTTGTCGATGGCATTAAATATTTTATAAATCCTACCGGTAAGTTTGTTATTGGCGGTCCTCATGGCGATACAGGTTTAACGGGTCGCAAAATAATAGTTGACACTTATGGCGGACGCGGGGCACATGGCGGAGGTGCTTTCTCAGGAAAAGATTCTTCAAAAGTTGACCGCTCGGCAGCTTATGCTACACGTCACATAGCTAAAAATCTTGTTGCCGCCGGAGTTTGCGATGAAGTTCTTGTACAGGTAGCTTATGCAATTGGTGTTGCACAACCTGTTGGTTTATATGTGAATACCTATGGCACCTGCAAAGCCCGTAATAAAGAAGGCAAAAAATTAAGCGATGGTGAGATAGCTACACTTGTCGCCGGATTAGTTGACCTGCGCCCAAGCGCAATTGTTAAACGATTTGGTTTAAAAAATCCGATCTATTCCGACACAGCAGCATACGGACACATGGGCCGCACACCTGGCGTTAAGGAAGTGAATGGTAAAAAATACGAAACCTTTGGCTGGGAAAAACTGGAATTGGTTGAACCGTTCAGAAAAGCTTTCGCCATACAGAATAAAGAAGCTGTTGTGGAAGCATAATTCATTATTTCGCGTATAAACAAAAGGGAGGAATGTCTTATTTCCTCCTTTTTTTCGCCCCGGAACTCCGACTATATTAGAAACAATGAATGGAATGATTCTTGCTTTGATAAGCAAAAGAAAAATTGTGAAGAAATTAAATTATATAGCCAGTAGTATGTTGTTAGGAATGACAATTTTATCCTGCGCACAATCAAAAACAAAGGAGGTTACACAAATGAACACAACTGATATTTCATTCAATGATCTGGACACAGCCACATTTGGTGCCGGCTGCTTTTGGTGCGTTGAGGCTGTTTACCAACAGGTAAAAGGTGTTGTTGCCGTTAGTTCGGGTTACTCAGGCGGAACGGTCAAGAATCCCTCTTATAAAGAAGTATGTGCCGGCACAACAGGACATGCGGAAGTTACACAGATCCTTTATGATCCAAAGCAGGTAAGCTTTGAACAATTGCTGGAAGTATTCTGGAAAGTTCACGACCCTACAACACTTAACCGCCAAGGGAATGATGTTGGCACACAATATCGCTCTGTTATATATTACCATACTGACAAACAAAAAGAGCTGGCTGAAAAATATAAGGAAGAATTAAATGCCTCTGGCGCCTGGGATAAACCAATTGTAACTGAAATAAGTCCGTTCACTGTGTTTTACAGGGCCGAGGATTATCACCAGAATTATTATAATCTCAATGGTGATCAACCCTATTGCCAGTTTATAATAAAACCAAAATTGGATAAATTCGAAAAGGTTTTTAAGGATAAATTGGTCAAGTAGGCCTTAAGAAGGCCTATTCCCTTATCCGGAAAACTACTTTTTCCTCATAAACACCTGTATAGGCACGCCTTTAAAGTCAAAATGCTCCCGTATCTTATTTTCGAGATAACGTTTATAGGGCTCATTTACATATTGAGGCAGGTTGCAGAAAAACGCGAAAGACGGAGCATGTGTATGTAATTGCTGCGCGTATTTAATTTTTACATATTTGCCTTTGATGGAAGGCGGCGGATAATTATCAATTTCGGTTTGCATTACCTCATTCAGCTTTGAGGTGGATATTTTCTTTATCCGGTTCTCATTTACCTGCAAAGCGACTTCGACTGCTTTTAAAATACGCTGCTTGGTTATGGCTGATGTGAACACGATAGGTACATCCGTAAACGGGGCGGTCATTTTTTTAATATACTCTTCATAATCTTTGGTACTTTTTGTGTTCTTTCCTTTAACCAGGTCCCATTTGTTGACCACTATTACAAGTCCTTTCCTGTTCTTCTCCACAAGGCGAAAAATACTCATGTCCTGCGCTTCAATGCCAACCTGCGCATCGATCAGCAGCAAGCAAACATCACACTCCTCTATCGCACGTACTGAACGCATAACAGAATAAAACTCTATGTCCTCGTGCACTTTCGCTTTCTTCCGGATACCGGCGGTATCAACCAGGATAAAATCCTTTCCGAATTGGTTGTAATGTGTATTGATGGTATCACGGGTAGTACCGGCGATATCGGTAACAATACTCCGTTCAATACCAAGTAAAGAATTTAACAACGATGATTTACCCACATTGGGACGGCCAACAATGGCAATCCTCGGAAGATTCGTTTCTTCAATAATTTTTTCTTTATCAAGGTGCTTCACCAATTCATCGAGCAATTCACCTGTACCACTTCCGCTTATTGCCGAAACAGAAAATACTTCACCGAGTCCAAGTGAATAAAATTCAGATGAAAGGCCGATCCGCTCATTGTTATCAACTTTATTTGAAACTAAAATGAAATGTTTTTTTGCTTTTCGCAGGATCGCCGCAACCGCTTCATCTAAATGAGAAATGCCGATTGTAACATCAACCACAAAAAGAATAACATTGGCTTCATCAATGGCCAGCTCCACCTGGCGACGTATCTCACCTTCAAAAATATCTTCAGAACCCTTTACATATCCACCTGTATCAATTACAGAAAATTCAACGCCGTTCCACGAGGCTTTACCATAATGACGGTCACGGGTAACTCCGGACATCTCATCAACGATCGCCTGCCGGGTTTCAGTTAACCGATTAAATAAGGTTGATTTACCTACATTCGGACGCCCTACTATTGCAACTATATTAGCCATGATACATCAACGAATAACGAATAAGGCACGAATGTACGAAATCAAAGATTCACGAACTCATTTATATTCAAATATGAATGTGAACACTAACGAATGGAAGAAGAATGTTATCCGACTGTATTTGACGCGAATGAAGAGGATGATCCATTCGCAAATTCGTACCTTATTCGTTATTCGTTGATCTTAGTTATACCCAAAGTGTTTCAGCTTACCTTCGTTATTCCGCCAGTCTTTATCAACCTTCACAAACAATTCAAGGAAAACCTTTTTACCTAAAAACCCCTCAATATCCTTTCGCGCATCAGTACCTACTCTTTTGAGGTTTTTTCCCTGGTGACCTATCATGATCCCCTTTTGCGAATCACGCTCAACAAGAATAACAGCGCTTATTTTGGTGATATGCTCTTCTTCCTTAAAACTTTCAATAATGATCTCAACCGAATATGGAATCTCCTTTTCGTAGATCAACAAAACCTTCTCACGAATAATTTCTGAAACAAAAAACCGCTGCGTTTTGTCCGTAAGTTCTTCTTTATCATAATAGGGCGGAGAAACAGGCAATAATGAAATTATTTTGTCGAAAATAATATTGAGATTGAATTTTTCAATGGCGGATACAGGAATAATTTCCGCCTTTGGTAATTCTTTTGCCCAAAACTGAACTTTATGTTCAAGTTTCAACTGATCTGCCAGATCAATTTTATTGATAAGCAGCAAGACCGGTACAGTGGCCACTTTCACTTTAGCAAGCACACTATCTTCAACAGGCTTATCATCAGTTATGTCCGTTACAAATAAGATCACATCTGCATCGATCAAAGCGGTGTTTACAAACTCCATCATTTTTTCATGCAGCTTATAACCAGCTTTCAAAACACCGGGTGTATCAGAATAAACGATCTGAAAACCCTCGCCATTCACGATCCCTATTATGCGATGGCGTGTTGTTTGCGCTTTGGAAGTAATGATAGAAAGCTTTTCACCCACAAGGGCATTCATTAATGTTGACTTGCCCACATTAGGGTTGCCAATGATATTTACAAATCCTGCTTTATGGTTCATCATTTGTGTGTCAAGATAGCGGAATAAAAATTGTTAATAAGAATTTGTTTGCTTACAAAGAAACTAAATATATATTTGCATCACAATTCACGAGATTCTTCCTAAGAATAATATAGTGCGGGGTAGAGCAGGGGTAGCTCGTTGGGCTCATAACCCAAAGGTCGTTGGTTCGAATCCAGCCCCCGCTACCAAACGGGATATTTCAGATAAATCATCTGGTATCCCGTTTTTCTTTCCCTTTAAAGCATTTGAAATACAGGAAGTTACAGCGATTGGAGAACTCCATCTGGGGGTTAGATATTCATCCTTTTCTTTATTATACCGGAGACCATTAGGAAACAGAAGTTTTTGAACATTTTGCTTTTGAGTATAATCTCCCAAATCCCACGTAGTAGGGAAGTTAGAGGATAAGTTTACTATAAAATTAATCACTTTTCCCGGGTTAGATAATCTCAGGACTGACTTTTCAATACTTTCCTCCAATACCCTGATTTCTGCCTTAAATTTTTCAGAAACCTTATAGTAAATATTCTGTTCAATTTCTCCACAAGCAAATCGCTCCTCGACTGTGTATAATTTTGCCTTCATCTCTATTACTTGGATAGAAAGCTCCTCATGTCTGGCTTTGCCAGATGAAATTTCCTTATTGTAGATATACTCCAATGTCTTTTGATATATGCTGCTGTATGCCGGCTCAGTGCTATTGACACCGAGGAAATGAATGAAATTATCATGGACAATTTTAGCGCTTCTATTACAATGGCATTTTTTGCCATTGCATTTATAATAATACAGGCCTTTCTTTTTAACAATGTATCCGGAATAGGGAGAACCGCATTTCTCGCATTTGACAAATTGCTTTAAAGGAAGGTGCTCATTTTCCTTTTTTTGCTTATACCCTCCCCTTTTGATTAGTTTGCTGGCACTTAAAAACAATTCCTTTGAAA
Coding sequences:
- the era gene encoding GTPase Era — translated: MNHKAGFVNIIGNPNVGKSTLMNALVGEKLSIITSKAQTTRHRIIGIVNGEGFQIVYSDTPGVLKAGYKLHEKMMEFVNTALIDADVILFVTDITDDKPVEDSVLAKVKVATVPVLLLINKIDLADQLKLEHKVQFWAKELPKAEIIPVSAIEKFNLNIIFDKIISLLPVSPPYYDKEELTDKTQRFFVSEIIREKVLLIYEKEIPYSVEIIIESFKEEEHITKISAVILVERDSQKGIMIGHQGKNLKRVGTDARKDIEGFLGKKVFLELFVKVDKDWRNNEGKLKHFGYN
- a CDS encoding DUF4249 domain-containing protein — encoded protein: MFKKKSEVGSRKSEVGSSAFANASADREKSEVRFLKPHLPLTVYCLLFTIFTACMPKPIDIKIDTPTPKLVVSSQIVPGSIMLVALTRSFSALSQTAHADSGNNYVDSIVTKNAFVTVTHNGKTDTLLMVVPGIYASLNTLQENYGTYTLYAKDTERNLEARATTTLLPAVMFDTIIPKVDKTAKDTVVSVEYTFTDLPGVDNYYVVNYFLKRSGGSSSIDINSYFSRGSNQLNAMDIFSDKTFDKPEFTFNRKFEGIKATDTVALVLSNISKGYYEFLTAYQRAGGWFNQLSGEPINYPTNVKGGFGYFNAHYPDYRIYYLKDY
- the der gene encoding ribosome biogenesis GTPase Der, which translates into the protein MANIVAIVGRPNVGKSTLFNRLTETRQAIVDEMSGVTRDRHYGKASWNGVEFSVIDTGGYVKGSEDIFEGEIRRQVELAIDEANVILFVVDVTIGISHLDEAVAAILRKAKKHFILVSNKVDNNERIGLSSEFYSLGLGEVFSVSAISGSGTGELLDELVKHLDKEKIIEETNLPRIAIVGRPNVGKSSLLNSLLGIERSIVTDIAGTTRDTINTHYNQFGKDFILVDTAGIRKKAKVHEDIEFYSVMRSVRAIEECDVCLLLIDAQVGIEAQDMSIFRLVEKNRKGLVIVVNKWDLVKGKNTKSTKDYEEYIKKMTAPFTDVPIVFTSAITKQRILKAVEVALQVNENRIKKISTSKLNEVMQTEIDNYPPPSIKGKYVKIKYAQQLHTHAPSFAFFCNLPQYVNEPYKRYLENKIREHFDFKGVPIQVFMRKK
- the msrA gene encoding peptide-methionine (S)-S-oxide reductase MsrA; this encodes MLLGMTILSCAQSKTKEVTQMNTTDISFNDLDTATFGAGCFWCVEAVYQQVKGVVAVSSGYSGGTVKNPSYKEVCAGTTGHAEVTQILYDPKQVSFEQLLEVFWKVHDPTTLNRQGNDVGTQYRSVIYYHTDKQKELAEKYKEELNASGAWDKPIVTEISPFTVFYRAEDYHQNYYNLNGDQPYCQFIIKPKLDKFEKVFKDKLVK
- a CDS encoding methionine adenosyltransferase codes for the protein MSYLFTSESVSEGHPDKVADQISDAIIDAFLTYDSNAKVACETFVTTGLVVVGGEIKSNEAAKAKVDVQKIARDVIARIGYTKSEYQFDAVSCGVINVLHEQSSDINQGVERTKEEEQGAGDQGMMFGYACLETDNYMPLPLELSHLLLRELADIRREGKKMKYLRPDAKSQVTIQYSDKGKPEKIETIVLSTQHDDFASEKEMQAKIHDDVVNILIPRVKKQLPSRVKKLFVDGIKYFINPTGKFVIGGPHGDTGLTGRKIIVDTYGGRGAHGGGAFSGKDSSKVDRSAAYATRHIAKNLVAAGVCDEVLVQVAYAIGVAQPVGLYVNTYGTCKARNKEGKKLSDGEIATLVAGLVDLRPSAIVKRFGLKNPIYSDTAAYGHMGRTPGVKEVNGKKYETFGWEKLELVEPFRKAFAIQNKEAVVEA
- a CDS encoding recombinase family protein, with amino-acid sequence MQKCVDGMREKLKRGEWLGAAPVGYSYDRTHGGKEQKIIINEKGTLIKNAFLWKLEGLSNIQIVNKLRSLGMKMTPQLLSNVFRNPFYCGLISHNMLKGEIVEGKHPALISKELFLSASKLIKRGGYKQKKENEHLPLKQFVKCEKCGSPYSGYIVKKKGLYYYKCNGKKCHCNRSAKIVHDNFIHFLGVNSTEPAYSSIYQKTLEYIYNKEISSGKARHEELSIQVIEMKAKLYTVEERFACGEIEQNIYYKVSEKFKAEIRVLEESIEKSVLRLSNPGKVINFIVNLSSNFPTTWDLGDYTQKQNVQKLLFPNGLRYNKEKDEYLTPRWSSPIAVTSCISNALKGKKNGIPDDLSEISRLVAGAGFEPTTFGL